In one window of Patescibacteria group bacterium DNA:
- a CDS encoding DUF3467 domain-containing protein codes for MSQEKQLNIKAKNEDLKGKYSNMMQVLHTKEEFILDFFFVSPPGGILTSRIVMSPSHFKRMIKALHESVKKYERNFNEIEEAKAPESNIGFNV; via the coding sequence ATGTCACAAGAAAAACAACTTAATATTAAGGCGAAAAACGAAGATTTAAAAGGCAAATATTCTAACATGATGCAAGTCTTGCACACAAAAGAAGAATTTATCTTAGATTTTTTCTTTGTTTCACCACCAGGTGGCATTTTAACTTCAAGGATTGTAATGAGCCCTAGTCATTTCAAAAGGATGATTAAAGCGCTTCATGAAAGTGTTAAGAAATATGAAAGAAATTTTAATGAGATTGAAGAAGCTAAAGCTCCCGAATCAAATATTGGTTTTAAT
- a CDS encoding nucleotide exchange factor GrpE produces MAKKKQTNIKKTDKKLEDCEKQKKEYLAGWQRERADFINYKKDELKKIEELVKYASLGMVLKLLPILDNFDIAEKKISEKSKSNKNIKGLLQIKNQLQDFLKNSGIETIEVLGKKFDPAYHEIVELVEEKGKESGIIIEEIQKGYTVRGKLLRPAKVKAVK; encoded by the coding sequence ATGGCAAAGAAAAAACAAACAAACATTAAAAAGACTGATAAGAAATTAGAAGATTGTGAAAAGCAAAAAAAAGAATATCTTGCTGGCTGGCAAAGAGAAAGAGCTGATTTTATTAATTACAAAAAAGATGAGCTTAAAAAAATTGAAGAGCTTGTAAAATATGCTAGTTTAGGTATGGTTTTAAAACTATTGCCGATCTTAGATAATTTTGACATAGCTGAAAAGAAAATATCAGAAAAATCAAAAAGTAATAAAAATATTAAAGGACTGCTTCAGATTAAAAATCAGCTTCAAGATTTTTTAAAAAATAGCGGCATTGAAACAATTGAGGTTTTAGGAAAAAAGTTTGATCCTGCATATCATGAGATTGTTGAGCTGGTAGAAGAAAAAGGAAAAGAGTCAGGGATCATTATTGAAGAAATACAAAAAGGCTATACGGTTCGTGGTAAATTACTAAGACCAGCAAAGGTAAAAGCAGTTAAGTAG